One Ranitomeya imitator isolate aRanImi1 chromosome 4, aRanImi1.pri, whole genome shotgun sequence genomic window, actgggcaatatactacgtgactgggcaatatactacgtcgctggacaatatactacgtgactgggcaatatactacgtggctggacaatatactacgtggctctgtgctgtatactacgtgactgggcaatatactacgtgactgggcaatatactacacgactgggcaatatactacgtcgctggacaatatactacgtgccggggcaatatactacgtggctgggcaatataataggtggctgggcaatatactacgtgactgggcaatatactacgtggctggacaatatactacgtggctctgtgctgtatactacgtgactgggcaatatactacgtgactgagcaatatactatgtgactgggcaatatactacgtggctctgtgctatatactacgtgactgggcaatatactacgtggctgtgcaatatgctacgtaactggccaatatactacgtggctgggcaatatactacgtgactctgtgctatatactacgtgactgggcaatatactacgtggctgggcaatatactacgtggctgggcaatatattacgtgactgggcaatatactacgtggctctgtgctgtatactacgtcgctgtgcaatatgctacgtaactggccaatatactacgtgacgtggctgggcaatatactacgtggctgggcaatatactacgtcactgggcaatatgctacgtgcctgggcaatatactacttggctgggcaatatactacgtggctgggcaatatactacgtgactgggcaatatactacgtggctctgtgctgtatactatctgactgggcaatatactacgtgactgggcaatacactacgtgactgggcaatatactacataactggccaatatactacgtggctctgtgctgtatactatgtcgctgtgcaatatactatgtggctgggcaatatactacgccactgggcaatatactacgtgcctgggcaatatgctatgtggctgggcaatatactacgtggctgggcaatatactacgtggctgggcaatatactatgtcactgggcaatatactacgtcactggtcaatatactacgtgcctgggcaatatactacgtggctgagcaatatactacgtcactgggcaatatactacatcactaggcaatatactacgtcactgggcaatatactacgtcactggtcaatatactacgtgcctgggcaatatactacgtggctgagcaatatactacgtcactgggcaatatactacatcactgggcaatatactacgtggctgggcaatatactacgtggctgggcaatatactacgtgactgagcaatatactacatcactgggcaatatactacgtcactgggcaatatactacgtgactgggcaatatactacgtgcctggtcaatatgctacgtggctgggcaatatactacgtggctgggcaatatactacgtgactgagcaatatactacgtcactgggcaatatactacgtgacttggcaatatactacgtggctgggcaatatactacgtggctgggcaatatactacgtggctgggcaatatactacgtggctggacaatatactatgtggctctgtgctgcatactacgtgactgggcaatatactacatgactgggcaatatactacgtaactggccaatatactacgtgactgggcaatatactacgtgcctgggcaatattctacgtggctgggcaatatactacgtggctgggcaatatactacgtggctggacaatatactacgtggctctgtgctgtatactatgtgactgggaaatatactacgtgactgggcaatatactacgtgcctgggcaatatactacgtcactgggcaatatactacgtgactgggcaatatactacgtgactgggcaatatactacgtgactgggcaatatactacgtgcctgggcaatatactacgtcactgggcaatatactacgtcactgggcaatatactacgtgactgggcaatatactacgtgactgggcaatatactacgtgactgggcaatatactacgtgcctgggcaatatactacgtcactgggcaatatactacgtgcctgggcaatatactacgtcactgggcaatatactacgtcactgggcaatatactacgtcactgggcaatatactacgtgactgggcaatatactacgtgactgggcaatatactacgtgactgggcaatatactacgtgactgggcaatatactacgtcactgggcaatatactacgtgactgggcaatatactacgtcactgggcaatatactacgtcactgggcaatatactacgtgactgtgcaatatactacgtgactgggcaatatactacgtgactgggcaatatactacgtcactgggcaatatactatgtggctggacaatatactacgtggctgggcaatatactacgtgactgggcaatatactacgtgacttggcaatatactacgtggctgggcaatatactacgtggctgggcaatatactacgtggctgggcaatatactacatgactgggcaatatactacgtggctgggcaatatactacgtggctgggcaatatactacgtgactgggcaatatactacatgactgggcaatatactacgtggctgggcaatatactacgtggctgggcaatgtactacgtgacagggcaatatactacatgactgggcaatatactacgtggctgggcaatatactacgtggctgggcaatatactacgtggctgggcaatatactacgtgactgggcaatatactacgtcactgggcaatatactacgtggctgggcaatatactacctggctgggcaatatactacgtggctgggcaatatactacgtggctgggcaatatactacgtgactgtgcaatatactacatggctgggcaatatactacgtcactgggcaatatactacgtggctgggcaatatactacctggctgggcaatatactacgtggctgggcaatatactacgtggctgggcaatatactacgtgactgtgcaatatactacatggctgggcaatatactacgtggctgggcaatatactacgtggacatgcatattctagaatacccgatgcgttagaatcgggccatcatctagtgttTATATAACTTGCAAATTTATATGCTGGGGGGGGTGTTGTTATTTCTCATGTATTTTTTGGTTTTAAGTatgcaataaacaaaaaaaatgtcaTTAAAAAAAGGGCGCAACTTTAGATTGCTAAAGTACTTAGGGTACAAGTGCCTTCCGATTTATCATTTGCTTTTTTTCccaagtcactttcctttttttcttGTGGTATTTGTTGCTCTTTATTCTGTGTAATTCTTAAAACTGGCGCACGTGTTCATAAATTTTGCACAAGGACCTAAATCGTCTATGATTTTTTCTTTAtccttttttattactttttaggACACATTTCACAAAATGTGGCAAAAATTGAACAAAAATGTTCTAGCTTATATAAAATCACCGCAAAGGGAGACTGTGGTTCATTCCTGCAAAAAAAATTCAattgggaaaaaaaacaaatacaataaaaaatttGCCCCAAAGTATTGTCCATCCTGGGTGCATATGTAACAAACTCTCACCTGTGAGATATTGGGATTTACCCCTTTAGTTATATTCCCACTTTCCAGGCTGTCCAAGTCATAAACTGCTATTCTGAATCTCTTGAGGCTGACCGCCGGATTAGTGTCTTCCATAAGATGAAAGAAGTGATGATAAAGACGAGCACTGAGGATATTATGACTCCTACGTGTCTGTGGGGTCGCCCTGCAAAACACAAAATATGGACATAAATATAAAAATTAGGCATCAAATGTGGGGAAAAAAAGCACAGAAATTGTAATAATCAATAATGATTGCTCTGCTGTGACTATTGGAAGAAAAGGGAGAACACTGCTGTGACTATTAAGGAAAGAGTGGAAAACAAAGACATGATCAGACAACGAGGGACCCTCATTGTGATAAGGAGGGGGAAATTAACAGCCCTGTTATCactggcaaaatatggaaaaatggtcTTGTGCTTAAGGGTAAAGTAAGAGATGCTTCTATAGGTAATATGAAATGGAAGAGGagcactgctgtgactactggggaaagggagaggagcactgctgtgactactggggaaagggAGAGGAGCACTGCTGTGACCACTGGGGAAAGGAAGGAGAACAGTGCTGTGACCCTTGGGGGAAAGAAGAAGAGCAGTTCTGTGATCCTTGGGGGAAAGAAGAAGAGCACTGCTGTGACACCCTGGGTAAAAGAAAAGGAGCACTGCTATGACCACTGGGGAAAGGGAGAGGAGTACTGTTGTGACTGCTGGGGAAAGGGAGAGGAGCACTGCTGTGACCCCTGGGGAAAGGAAGAGGAGCACTGCTGTGACCACTGGGGAAAGGGAGATGAGCACTGCTGTGACCACTGGGGAAAGGGAGATGAGCACTGCTGTGACCACTGGGGAAAGGGAGAGGAGCACTGCTGTGACCCCTGGGGAAAGGAAGAGGAGCGCTGCTGAGACCCCtggggagaggaagaggagcaCTGCTGTGACCCCTGGGGAAAGGAAGAGGAGCACTGCTGAGACCCCTGGGGAAAGGAAGAGGAGCACTGCTGTGACCCCTGGGGAAAGGAAGAGGAGCGCTGCTGAGACCCCTGGGGAAAGGAAGAGGAGCACTGCTGTGACCCCTGGGGAAAGGAAGAGGAGCACTGCTGAGACCCCTGGGGAAAGGAAGAGGAGCACTGCTGTGACCCCTGGGGAAAGGAAGAGGAGCGCTGCTGAGACCCCTGGAGAAAGGAAGAGGAGCACTGCTGTGACCCCTGGGGAAAGGAAGAGGAGCACTGCTGTGACCACTGGGGAAAGGGAGATGAGCACTGCTGTGACCACTGGGGAAAGGGAGAGGAGCACTGCTGTGACCACTGGGGAAAGGAAGAGGAGCACTGCTGTAACCGCTGGGGAAAGGGAAATGAGCACTGCTGTGACCACTGGGGAAAGGGAGAGGAGCACTGCTGTGACCACTGGGGAAAGGGAGAGGAGCACTGCTGTGACCACTGGGGAAAGGAAGAGGAGCACTGCTGTGACCACTGGGGAAAGGAAGAGGAGCGCTGCTGTGACCCCTGGGGAAAGGAAGAGGAGCACTGCTGTGACCCCTGGGGAAAGGAAGAGGAGCACTGCTGTGACCACTGGGGAAAGGAAGAGGAGCACTGCCGTGACCACTGGGGAAAGGGAGATGAGCACTGCTGTGACCCCTGGGGAAAGGAAGAGGAGCGCTGCTGTGACCCCTGGGGAAAGGAAGAGGAGCACTGCTGTGACCCCTGGGGAAAGGAAGAGGAGCACTGCTGTGACCACTGGGGAAAGGAAGAGGAGCACTGCTGTAACCGCTGGGGAAAGGGAGATGAGCACTGCTGTGACCACTGGGGAAAGGGAGAGGAGCACTGCTGTGACCACTGGGGAAAGGGAGAGGAGCACTGCTGTGACCACTGGGGAAAGGAAGAGGAGCACTGCTGTGACCACTGGGGAAAGGAAGAGGAGCACTGCCGTGACCACTGGGGAAAGGAAGAGGACCAATGCTGTGAACACTGGGGAAAGGAAGAGAAGTACTGCTGTGACCACTGGGGAAAGGAAGAGGAGCACTGCTGTGGCCACTGGGGAAAGAGAGAGGAGCACTGCTGTGACCACTGGGGAAGCTGaaagaaggaagaaaaaacctACTGTGATCAATGGGAAAAGGAAAGCGCTAATGGAACCACTGAGAAAATAAAAGGGCAATTCTGAGGTAGGAGTCACATTGCTCAATGTACTGTAGAGAAGTGGAAGACAATTCAGTGGTTGGCGGGCACCACATTGCCTGTTCTTGGGAAGTTGTATAACCAGGAAAAGAATGGATACATCTGTGATTACTGTTTTAGGAGTGTGTGCCATTTgtgagggagaggaaagtattcggTGTCTATAGATCTATATATTGCTGGTCCTGTAGAGGAGGGAACAATGACCCGCGCTGATTTCTGTATGACATGACAGGCAGATCACTGGGGGAGGTTTCTACATTCGAGGCATCCAGCAACCCTAAAAACCAGATCCTACAAATACTGCAGAATTACCTAAGACTTGAAAAGCCACCTCTAAGGTGATGCTGCGCGGATTTGGATGAGGGTTCCTTGTGCTGCTGGAGGACACACGCGGAGGAACTCAAGCAATGACGGAGTTCAGGATATAATATTTATCAAACGGCTGCAAAATCAATGTGTGTCGAAGTTATCTAACTTCATCTCTTGAGTTCGTCAGTTCGTTTTGGCCATGTGGCCATGGTAATCCAGACAGATTGATAAAAGCAGATACCCTTTGTTGTAATCTGTAGACTCATGGAACCATTGACCAGTCCATGTACATTCTTGGCCTCACAAGTGTAGACTCCATTGTGAACTTCACCAGCCCTCGGATACTAGTGACTTCTTCTGAGTGTAGGTCACATCAGCACCAGTAGGGATGATCCAGTCGTACTCGGGCTTAGGAGACCCATCTGATTTGCAGGTTATGTTAAAGAAATCTCCTTCTTGGATATTTGGTCCAGGAGTAATGGTGACAACAGGAACATCTGGAGGACCTAACGATTATATAACAaaagtatttagaattgagagtcctcagtggttgataccttttaatggttaactgaaaagatggtgtcaaccactgaggactctcaattctaaatatttttctatctactggctaacacggtaccaagatatatatctttcctattacAAAAGTACAAAATTTAAAGCATATACTGACTAATACGCTTTTAGTGTCTAAtctgcttatttatttattttgaagcTTTTTCCAAGATTGAATGTATTATGTTATTCTATCTGTTTTCTGATTAGACATGGTTTTCCTGATAGGACGTTTGTTATTCTCTTCCAAATCTCATTCACTAGGATATGTGGGTAGAAGATTCAGCATTGTGAGACAACTAAATGTCTAATTTCCTTTTCTCCCCATCACGCTAACTTCATACTAGCTGCCTTGCACACAGATAtggaaactgcagctgcatccccctcctctcccctTTGTCTCATACTGCTGTTGATTGCACGATCACTTGAACCTTATGCATTAAGTCAATCAGCCTCGTACTCTTAATGGGAGTTAGAAGAGAAACAACTAAAATTTGTGAATTTAGAAATCTATAAATGATCAGTTGGAAAGGAGGAACATGTTCATAGGCTCATGCTCGTGAGTTCCTGATTTGCACTGATGTATTCATAAAAAAGAGAGGGCACAATATCAAAAATCAATTTTGTCCCCATCATAATGCATGGACAGAAAGGTCCCAATGGACTTTCTACAACCCTTCCGCCATCATCGTACCTAGTATCAATATATTTTTCCAGAAAGTTTGTCGTGGATAAGTTCTCAAACTTGGTGGATTGTTTTGTTCTTTGGGCCTAATAGAAGCCTTGTGCTTTGCGTTATTATATGTAGATCCATGGCTTCTACCGAATGTTTGCATGAAGTTTGAATGTTCCCCTTGGCCAAGAGAGTTGACCAAGGGACAAAGGGACTAAAGTAAAACATTTTGCATTAAGCTGCAGAATTGAAGTTTTCTTCATTACCAAGGATCCTTGAGGAGTCAGACACCGAGGTCGGTTCACATCACGTTTGGCTGCCAGTTAATGACTATCAAAGACTCCAGCTTGAATACTTGAAAAATGGGATTCAAATATGTCATTGAGGAGCAGCGATTGACCTCTAAGAGTGAGATGGAGTCCAAAGTATGAAAATTTGGACATTTTGACATCTTTTCCAATGGTTTCCTTCTTTTCAGTGTAGTGTCCAACAATAAAGTTTGACAGAAGTCAACTCAAAAGCTCTGTTGGAAGATCGTCTAATTCCTGTTCTGTGATTCACATGGAGTCATAAACAGGCAGCAAAACTTGTTGTTGGGAAACCAGCCTTATTTCTGATTGTGGTGGAAACTACCATATGTCCTTACAGTCACACTGGAAGAACTGATAGAGATGTTTGTTGCGCATCTAAGGTGGCTCGGCAGGAGAAGTTCTGAAGATTGTCCAAGCGACTTGCTGTGACTTCAAACGTGTTGTTCACCGTCTGTATGCCCTTTTGACCATATTCTTTGAACCTTTTATTTTGGATGACCGTGTTGTCTCTGAGCAATTGGATTTGGAGAATCTTCACAGGAGCCACATCATAGACCGTGCAGATGACGTGGTGGGACTTTCCCTCCTCCATATCCTGATCCAAGTCTATTGTCACATTGCTGGGCAGGGCTGAAacagataaaaataaaaatgacttgGGGTTAAAATATGTGTGTGCCAGTGACCCTTGAGGTCACATTTAAAGTCGAAAGACTTTTATAGGCTTCATATATTGTTATAGTTTCTCGATAAAGCATTCGAAGGGACCTTCTCAATCAAGATTGGGATCAACCattttcaaagtaaaaaaaaattggtgaatTTTTGCTGTTACAACACACATGTACAGAAAACTCTACGTTATATTCTATGAGAAGGAATGTAACTGCTCATAAGGAGTTACGGTAAATTGAAGAGAACCACCGGAGCGCCACTACAATCGCATATTCTTACAAAACATCCCTGCGTTGTTCAAGACCAGTAAAGTAAGCAGTCATTTTAGTTATTATCTGCCTAATGATTTCACTTAATGCATAAATGTAATGTGGCCACTACTCCATTAAGAAAAGTAATGGCCCTTCATAGAAGAAGGCACCTTGGGTGAAATACCTAACTGTGGACCTTCTGAACATAATGGGCCAGGCACATTTATGGTATTATGGTTGTCACATGTAGGGCTCTGCATTTTAACTTATCCCATGAGCACATTGGGGTCACATGTGGGCACCAAAGCACTGCTTATTGGTTCTAGGCAGTCTAGAGTAATTCAGGTGGCAGCGGCTCTGGTTTGTGGTCCGTAGGAGGTGATGTGGGTAGTAGCTTATGAGTTCTTGTGTAACCATCAAAGTTTGTGAATctcttttaaagggaaactgtcaagcTCTGTACCATCATTGTTGTACAACCATCAAGCTCTGTACCATAATTGTTGTGTATCCATCAAGCTCTGTACCATCGTGTTTTGCAACCACCAAGATCTGTACTATCTTTCTTGTGCAATCACCAAGCCCTGTACCATCATGTCGCGTAACAGCCAAGCACTGTACCATCATGTTGCGTAACAGCCAAGCCCTGTACCATCATGTCACGTAACAGCCAAGCACTGTACCATCATGTGCGTAACAGCCAAGCACTGTACCATCATGTCACGTAACAGCCAAGCACTGTACCATTATGTGCGTAACAGCCAAGCACTGTACCATCATGTGCGTAACAGCCAAGCACTGTACCATCATGTGCGTAACAGCCAAGCACTGTACCATCATGTTGTGCAATCATCAAGCTCTGTACCATCATGTCGCGTAACAGCCAAGCCCTGTACCATCATGTCGCGTAACAGCCAAGCACTGTACCATCATGTCGCGTTACAGCCAAGCACTGCACCATCATGTGCGTAACAGCCAAGCACTGTACCATCATGTCGCGTAACAGCCAAGCACTGCACCATCATGTGCGTAACAGCCAAGCACTGTACCATCATGTTGGGCAATCATCAAGCTCTGTACCATCATGTCGCGTAACAGCCAAGCACTGTACCATCATGTCACATTACAGCCAAGCACTGTACCATCATGTCGCGTAACAGCCAAGCACTGTACCATCATGTCGCGTAACAGCCAAGCACTGTACCATCATGTCGCGTAACAGCCAAGCCCTGTACCATCATGTTGTGCAATCATCAAGCTCTGTACCATATTTCTTGTGTAAACTTTCATTATCAGTGGACTTTGATACCCGTGCGTCCGAAtcgtgtctgttactttaaatataCCGATtgtataaaattttgctcgtgtttccgatcatgaatccgaatgtgccatattcgtgccgaatttatgtttggccatCATTTTCTGAACAGGTTCACTCATCCTTAATCATAAACCACCATCATATCATAAACCACCATCACATTAGAGCCCGCCATCGCATCATAGACCAACATCATATCATAAACCAACAGTTTATATAGGTTTGGAGAATTTCAAAATGTAAATAGCCATAATATTCGGACTTTTCATGAACTTTGACCACTTGAGCCTCTTACCATAAGCCATGACCACCGTCACGTCATATTTTTCGCTTCCGTCAACTAATGACTGTAAACAAACCAGATTCGATTTCTCCCAGTCATCAACAAGAACTTCAACCGATGTCCAGTTTAGCTCCAACTGATGATTTCTCTTCTGTAACCTGGTTTCCCAGTTGGGATTATTAGGGCAGGTGAAGGTGCAGTTGAGGACAATCCATTCTCCTAGTGGGACGAATATCTCAGAA contains:
- the LOC138677166 gene encoding intercellular adhesion molecule 2-like — encoded protein: MGPAMPNLCLIVLPVFGVFITPVQAVEPCELRTLSSEIFVPLGEWIVLNCTFTCPNNPNWETRLQKRNHQLELNWTSVEVLVDDWEKSNLVCLQSLVDGSEKYDVTVVMAYALPSNVTIDLDQDMEEGKSHHVICTVYDVAPVKILQIQLLRDNTVIQNKRFKEYGQKGIQTVNNTFEVTASRLDNLQNFSCRATLDAQQTSLSVLPV